In Methanosarcina barkeri MS, a single window of DNA contains:
- the glmS gene encoding glutamine--fructose-6-phosphate transaminase (isomerizing) — translation MCGIVGYAGENSAASVIIESLKKLEYRGYDSAGISILGSGINTYKSVGKIVNLEATIPDEISGNIGIGHTRWATHGRPSTINAHPHTSGNPCKISVVHNGIIENYMALKEQLTAEGYEFKSETDTEVIAHLLHKHIYGKPDGREAKCELLTGLREALKEIEGSYALAAICADEQGKLVLARKDSPLVIGLGKGENFAASDVTAFLNYTRDVIFVNDFETAVLTPTNVEIFDREGKAREKKIEKIEWDFEAAEKAGYEHFMLKEIHEQVSAIHNTLAGKVSELEGTIDLKELNMTDEEIRKLSRVQILACGTSWHAGLLGKYLFEQLAGIHCDIDICSEYRYRSPVISDGTLAIAITQSGETADTLAAVREIMSYNCPTLAITNVVGSTITREANSVLYTRAGPEIGVAATKTFSTQLTLLYLLAVKFALSRGKLSPNYVKGFITGLRKIPGQIQQILNQKEAVKECAENFAQAENYFFLGRNLNYPIALEGALKLKEISYLHAEGFAAGELKHGPIALLEKGTPVVTIATRGQTYDKVLSNIKEVKARDATVIAVADNKDTEIGKYADVVLTIPQSSELLSPLLSVVVLQLLAYYTALARGCSIDKPRNLAKSVTVE, via the coding sequence ATGTGTGGAATTGTAGGATATGCAGGTGAAAACTCTGCTGCATCTGTCATCATAGAATCTCTCAAAAAACTCGAGTACCGTGGATACGATTCTGCTGGGATTTCGATTCTGGGCAGCGGAATCAATACTTATAAGTCAGTAGGTAAAATCGTAAACCTTGAAGCCACAATCCCAGATGAAATAAGTGGCAACATCGGAATAGGGCACACTCGCTGGGCAACCCACGGACGACCCAGCACAATAAATGCTCATCCGCATACCTCTGGAAACCCATGTAAGATATCTGTTGTGCATAACGGAATCATAGAGAACTACATGGCATTGAAAGAACAACTGACTGCAGAAGGATATGAATTTAAATCGGAAACTGATACCGAAGTGATCGCACACCTCCTGCATAAACACATATACGGTAAGCCCGATGGAAGAGAAGCAAAATGCGAACTTCTTACAGGACTGCGGGAAGCGCTAAAAGAGATCGAAGGTTCATATGCTCTTGCAGCTATCTGTGCTGACGAACAGGGAAAACTCGTGCTTGCCCGGAAAGACAGCCCACTTGTTATAGGACTCGGCAAAGGAGAGAACTTTGCCGCATCGGATGTAACTGCTTTTTTGAATTATACAAGGGATGTAATTTTCGTAAATGACTTTGAAACCGCAGTTCTGACTCCTACCAATGTAGAGATCTTTGACAGAGAAGGAAAAGCACGCGAAAAGAAGATAGAAAAGATCGAGTGGGACTTTGAAGCTGCTGAAAAAGCCGGCTACGAACATTTCATGCTCAAGGAAATTCACGAGCAGGTGAGCGCGATTCATAATACACTTGCAGGCAAGGTCTCGGAACTTGAAGGAACGATAGATCTCAAAGAACTTAATATGACCGATGAAGAGATAAGGAAACTTTCAAGAGTCCAGATTCTGGCATGTGGAACCTCCTGGCACGCAGGGCTGCTTGGGAAATACCTTTTTGAGCAGCTTGCAGGAATTCATTGCGACATAGACATCTGCTCGGAGTACAGGTACAGAAGCCCGGTTATAAGTGATGGAACTCTCGCCATCGCAATCACCCAATCCGGGGAGACTGCAGATACTCTCGCGGCTGTTAGGGAAATAATGTCCTACAACTGCCCTACACTTGCAATTACAAACGTTGTAGGAAGCACCATTACAAGAGAAGCTAACAGTGTGCTCTATACCAGAGCAGGACCTGAGATTGGAGTTGCCGCGACCAAAACCTTCAGTACCCAGCTTACACTTCTTTATCTGCTTGCCGTAAAGTTCGCCCTCTCAAGAGGTAAGCTAAGTCCTAATTATGTTAAAGGATTCATTACGGGTCTAAGAAAAATACCAGGTCAGATTCAGCAGATTCTCAACCAGAAAGAAGCAGTAAAGGAATGTGCAGAGAATTTTGCTCAGGCAGAAAACTATTTTTTCCTCGGCAGGAACCTTAACTATCCGATTGCCCTTGAAGGAGCTCTCAAATTAAAAGAAATTTCATATTTGCATGCTGAGGGTTTTGCCGCAGGAGAACTTAAACATGGACCGATTGCGCTGCTTGAGAAAGGAACGCCTGTAGTTACCATTGCAACAAGAGGGCAGACTTACGACAAGGTACTGAGTAATATAAAGGAAGTAAAAGCCAGGGATGCAACGGTTATCGCAGTGGCCGATAACAAAGATACAGAGATCGGAAAATATGCGGATGTTGTTCTTACAATACCTCAGAGTAGTGAATTGCTTTCTCCGCTGCTCAGTGTGGTAGTCCTCCAGCTGCTTGCTTATTACACTGCTCTTGCTCGTGGATGTTCGATTGACAAACCGCGTAATCTTGCAAAAAGTGTCACAGTTGAATAA
- the glmU gene encoding bifunctional sugar-1-phosphate nucleotidylyltransferase/acetyltransferase: MKAVVLVAGKGTRMEPLTSGCPKVMLQVANKPILEHILNSAIEAGIKGFVFITGYLEEQIKEYFGDGSKWGVSIEYVQQKKQLGTANAIGCAKGYVDGTFLVLNGDMLIEQEDLKALVSRTEEAVICVKEVENPSDFGVLETENNRVVRIIEKPKNPPTNLANAGIYLFRESIFDFIDRTKASVRKEFEITDSIQMLIDSGAAVGYSPLEGRWIDIGYPWDLLKANEYLLKGLKSSCEGTVEPNATIKGEVVIGKGTIIRNGSYIEGPVVIGENCDIGPNCFIRPSTAIGNHIRVGNAVEIKNTIVMEDTHVGHLSYVGDSIIGHRCNFGAGTKVANLRHDGKNIKVIVKSRILDTGRRKLGVIMGDDVHTGINTSINIGTIMEKGRYTYPGEIVKH; encoded by the coding sequence ATGAAAGCGGTTGTCCTTGTAGCAGGCAAAGGCACAAGGATGGAACCTCTAACTTCCGGCTGTCCTAAAGTTATGCTCCAGGTTGCAAATAAGCCCATCCTCGAACATATACTTAATTCAGCCATCGAAGCAGGCATTAAAGGCTTTGTCTTCATTACCGGTTATCTCGAAGAGCAGATAAAAGAGTACTTCGGGGACGGAAGCAAATGGGGAGTAAGCATAGAGTACGTGCAGCAGAAGAAGCAGCTAGGGACTGCAAACGCGATAGGCTGTGCAAAAGGCTATGTTGATGGGACTTTCCTTGTACTTAACGGGGATATGCTCATAGAGCAGGAAGACTTAAAAGCCCTGGTCTCAAGGACAGAGGAAGCTGTCATCTGCGTAAAAGAGGTTGAAAACCCGTCGGATTTCGGAGTGCTTGAAACCGAGAATAATAGAGTTGTCAGGATAATAGAAAAACCTAAAAATCCCCCTACTAACCTTGCAAATGCCGGAATATATCTTTTCAGGGAATCTATTTTTGACTTTATTGACAGAACCAAGGCCTCAGTGAGAAAGGAGTTCGAGATTACGGACTCCATCCAGATGCTGATTGATAGTGGAGCAGCCGTGGGTTACAGCCCTCTCGAAGGCAGATGGATAGATATAGGGTATCCCTGGGACCTCCTGAAAGCAAATGAATACCTCCTGAAAGGCCTTAAGAGCAGCTGCGAAGGTACCGTGGAACCGAATGCTACCATAAAAGGAGAGGTTGTAATTGGAAAAGGCACTATTATCAGGAACGGTTCTTATATCGAAGGCCCAGTAGTAATAGGAGAAAATTGCGATATAGGGCCTAATTGTTTTATCCGCCCTTCTACGGCAATCGGGAACCATATTAGGGTGGGAAATGCGGTGGAGATAAAAAATACCATTGTCATGGAAGATACTCATGTGGGACACCTGAGTTATGTTGGGGATAGCATTATCGGACACCGCTGCAACTTTGGAGCGGGCACGAAGGTTGCAAACCTCCGCCATGATGGGAAAAACATAAAAGTAATAGTAAAAAGCAGGATTCTTGACACGGGCAGGAGAAAACTCGGAGTAATTATGGGAGATGACGTGCATACCGGTATCAATACAAGTATAAATATCGGTACGATAATGGAAAAAGGAAGATATACATATCCTGGGGAGATTGTCAAACATTAA
- a CDS encoding right-handed parallel beta-helix repeat-containing protein, whose amino-acid sequence MPVLTRELGIFLLVGFLLLASVPAALCATSSSIIYVTGDGTGKYNCDGKDDHVQINQALKFVAGNSKYTTVHLKGPFTYVIDDTLLIGSNTILEGDSSAVIKLANNAGWVAMKPLIKQMSSSGNSNIVVRGFEVNGNRNGNSKVSLGDGYYNIMYFTNCNNVKVYNMCMHDGLGDGLRIKYGKNINFYKNRIYKLGHDGLFAIQCKNVKVWKNRISCRTNSGIRIWNSNHVKIYSNIIDSFYHWSAGGPGIQVEKGGSGTGLMDDISIYNNVIHNTYGPGIWIFNYDTNSATKNYGKNVLIHHNVFYSTGTNPSITWVGGIVISGFRNTYIENNVFDGIYHAAIANLYPDNFSPSYTSSVYATIARNNIIVNTLKRKKSPSGTGYGVINYLASKNHKIYLQYNCFYKNVVGNYKSCTSRNDIRVNPLFASQTKHDYHLKSKTGRWNGKTWVRDTVISPCIDAGHPSWGYSTEPKPNGKRINIGRYGNTKYASKSKS is encoded by the coding sequence ATGCCAGTGTTAACACGAGAATTAGGAATCTTTTTATTGGTAGGTTTTCTCCTTCTTGCAAGTGTTCCTGCAGCTTTATGCGCAACTAGCTCATCAATAATATACGTTACAGGGGATGGCACTGGAAAATATAATTGCGATGGAAAAGACGATCATGTACAGATAAATCAGGCCCTTAAGTTTGTAGCAGGTAACTCTAAATATACTACTGTCCACCTCAAAGGTCCTTTTACTTATGTTATTGACGATACTCTTTTAATCGGTAGTAATACTATTCTTGAAGGGGATTCGAGTGCTGTAATCAAACTTGCTAATAATGCAGGCTGGGTTGCAATGAAACCCTTGATCAAGCAGATGAGTAGTTCTGGGAATAGTAACATTGTAGTAAGAGGGTTTGAGGTTAATGGAAACCGTAATGGTAATTCCAAAGTTTCTTTGGGTGACGGGTACTATAATATAATGTACTTCACCAACTGTAACAACGTAAAAGTATACAATATGTGCATGCATGACGGTCTCGGGGATGGGCTGAGGATAAAATATGGAAAAAATATTAATTTTTATAAAAACAGGATATACAAACTCGGGCACGATGGTTTGTTTGCAATTCAGTGTAAGAATGTAAAGGTCTGGAAAAACAGGATAAGCTGCAGGACTAACAGCGGCATTAGAATCTGGAACTCAAACCATGTAAAAATCTACAGTAATATAATTGATTCTTTCTACCACTGGAGTGCAGGTGGACCAGGCATTCAGGTAGAAAAAGGAGGGTCTGGTACGGGTCTTATGGATGATATTAGTATCTACAATAATGTTATCCATAACACCTATGGTCCTGGGATCTGGATTTTCAATTATGATACCAATTCTGCTACTAAAAATTATGGAAAAAATGTTCTTATTCACCATAATGTCTTTTACAGCACAGGCACCAATCCTAGCATTACCTGGGTTGGCGGTATTGTAATTAGTGGATTCCGCAATACTTACATTGAAAACAATGTCTTTGATGGCATATATCATGCGGCTATTGCCAATTTGTATCCAGATAATTTTTCCCCAAGTTACACGTCATCTGTATACGCAACAATTGCCCGCAACAATATAATCGTAAACACCCTGAAACGTAAAAAGAGTCCAAGTGGGACAGGGTATGGTGTGATAAATTATCTCGCCAGTAAAAACCATAAAATATATCTGCAATATAACTGTTTCTACAAAAACGTAGTAGGGAATTATAAAAGTTGCACTTCGAGAAATGATATCCGTGTAAATCCACTATTTGCGAGCCAGACGAAACATGATTACCATCTGAAATCAAAAACTGGAAGATGGAATGGAAAAACCTGGGTTAGAGACACAGTAATTTCTCCCTGTATCGATGCCGGACATCCGTCTTGGGGCTATTCTACTGAACCGAAACCCAACGGAAAAAGGATTAACATAGGCAGGTACGGAAATACAAAATATGCATCAAAATCAAAGAGTTAA
- a CDS encoding ATP-binding cassette domain-containing protein produces the protein MALLEVKNLKKHYYSGLFQIQVNKAVDGVSFRIEKGKTLGLVGKSGCGKSTLGRTVLRLLEPTEGSIIFDGQDISGLKDHSLKYLGTRMQIIFQNPKSCLNPKMKVYDIIAEPLRLHRLCAKDEELERVKELIEIVSLNEELLFRYPKELSGGQLQRVAIARVLSMKPELIVADEPTSMLDPLVQAQILSLLKGLQIKFKISFLFISHDIKVVEWMSDEIAFMEKGKIVNFKIVSR, from the coding sequence ATGGCATTGTTAGAAGTGAAAAATCTGAAAAAGCATTATTATTCCGGGCTTTTCCAGATTCAGGTTAACAAGGCTGTAGACGGTGTCAGTTTTAGGATAGAAAAAGGGAAAACTCTAGGTCTTGTTGGAAAAAGTGGTTGCGGAAAATCCACACTTGGAAGAACAGTGTTGAGATTGCTTGAACCGACAGAAGGTAGCATTATCTTTGATGGTCAGGACATTTCAGGACTTAAAGACCACTCTTTAAAATACCTGGGAACCAGGATGCAAATTATTTTTCAAAACCCTAAATCATGCTTGAACCCAAAGATGAAAGTTTATGATATAATTGCAGAACCTTTAAGGCTTCACAGGCTTTGCGCTAAAGACGAAGAATTGGAGAGGGTAAAGGAACTTATTGAAATTGTTTCCCTTAATGAAGAGCTTCTTTTTCGCTATCCTAAAGAGCTGAGTGGAGGTCAACTTCAGAGAGTTGCAATTGCAAGAGTCCTTAGCATGAAACCGGAATTAATAGTAGCGGATGAGCCTACTTCGATGCTCGATCCACTTGTCCAGGCTCAAATTCTTTCGCTTCTTAAGGGACTGCAAATCAAGTTCAAGATAAGTTTTCTGTTTATCTCCCACGATATTAAGGTTGTTGAATGGATGAGTGACGAGATTGCCTTTATGGAGAAAGGAAAAATTGTTAATTTTAAAATAGTGTCACGTTAA
- the glmM gene encoding phosphoglucosamine mutase, whose protein sequence is MKLFGSSGIRGIANKEITPELALNVGLVLGSRKKTAVIGRDPRVSAPMIEHALIAGMTATGCAVTEIGLVSTPTLAYAAREYECGVMVTASHNPSEYVGIKLWNPDGMAFDSAQQEEIEKAIEDADFSLVPWNLIGKFKEDRNAIRAHMNMIKKLVGSSSLKVVLDCGCGAGGTITPYLLQELGCEVITLNAQPDGHFPARNPEPNDENLTMLKKAVVDFGADLGIAHDGDADRMMAVDEKGNFVSGDEMLAIFGLYECSGKKGTVVVPVDTSMMVGDSLQGSEIVRTRVGDVYVAEGIKKCGAIYGGEPSGSWIFPKISYCPDGIYAAAKLVEIVKEKKLSELREELPRYATKRGAFPCANNKKAEFMEKVKAKLEPMGKVLDIDGIRVEMSNGWVLVRPSGTEAKVRITAEARENVDEIFDMAEKIAKEALK, encoded by the coding sequence ATGAAACTCTTCGGATCTTCAGGAATAAGAGGGATAGCAAACAAAGAAATTACGCCCGAACTTGCACTTAATGTAGGGCTTGTACTTGGAAGCCGAAAAAAAACTGCAGTTATCGGGAGGGACCCTAGAGTTTCGGCCCCTATGATCGAGCATGCCCTAATTGCGGGAATGACTGCCACAGGCTGCGCTGTTACAGAAATAGGCCTTGTATCTACCCCAACTCTGGCATATGCAGCCAGAGAATACGAATGCGGTGTAATGGTTACAGCCTCCCACAACCCCTCAGAGTATGTAGGGATCAAACTCTGGAACCCTGATGGGATGGCCTTTGACTCGGCACAGCAGGAAGAAATAGAAAAAGCGATTGAAGATGCAGACTTTTCTCTGGTTCCCTGGAACCTGATAGGCAAGTTCAAAGAAGACAGAAATGCTATCCGGGCTCATATGAATATGATCAAAAAGCTTGTAGGAAGTTCCAGCCTGAAAGTCGTACTGGACTGCGGATGTGGAGCAGGAGGGACAATTACCCCATATCTCCTCCAGGAGCTTGGTTGTGAGGTAATAACTCTGAACGCTCAGCCTGATGGCCACTTTCCTGCAAGAAACCCTGAACCAAACGATGAAAACCTTACCATGCTCAAAAAAGCTGTTGTGGATTTCGGAGCCGATCTTGGAATTGCACATGATGGTGATGCGGACCGGATGATGGCAGTGGACGAAAAAGGCAATTTTGTCTCAGGAGATGAAATGCTTGCAATTTTCGGGCTATACGAGTGCAGCGGTAAGAAAGGAACAGTCGTCGTGCCTGTGGACACTTCAATGATGGTTGGCGATTCTCTTCAGGGTTCGGAGATTGTGAGGACAAGAGTCGGGGACGTTTACGTCGCAGAGGGAATAAAAAAATGTGGGGCTATCTATGGAGGCGAGCCATCAGGAAGCTGGATTTTCCCGAAGATTTCCTACTGTCCGGATGGGATTTATGCAGCCGCAAAACTTGTTGAGATTGTCAAGGAAAAGAAGTTAAGCGAGCTTCGAGAAGAGCTGCCCAGGTACGCCACAAAAAGAGGAGCTTTCCCCTGTGCAAATAATAAAAAGGCAGAGTTTATGGAAAAAGTTAAGGCTAAACTCGAGCCCATGGGAAAAGTCCTTGATATCGACGGTATTCGCGTGGAAATGAGTAATGGCTGGGTACTTGTCCGCCCCTCAGGGACGGAAGCAAAAGTTAGAATCACAGCTGAAGCCCGGGAAAACGTTGATGAGATTTTTGATATGGCTGAAAAGATAGCAAAGGAGGCACTCAAATGA
- a CDS encoding type IV pilin N-terminal domain-containing protein: MVHTNNFINIKKCSFNIHNLNFCKVLIIAAGKKSRALGEKCQAVSEVYGQILMVVVTIILAASLVYPNIPGKCTQGKSLDRSSNFTQDSTTPRMKRHQRRMKRR; the protein is encoded by the coding sequence ATAGTTCATACAAACAATTTTATTAATATTAAAAAGTGTTCGTTTAATATTCATAACTTAAATTTTTGCAAGGTACTTATTATCGCGGCCGGTAAAAAGTCAAGGGCTCTTGGCGAGAAATGCCAGGCAGTCTCAGAAGTATACGGGCAAATATTAATGGTTGTGGTGACCATCATACTTGCTGCATCACTGGTGTACCCCAATATTCCCGGAAAGTGCACCCAGGGCAAATCTCTTGATAGAAGCTCTAATTTTACGCAGGATTCAACAACGCCCAGGATGAAACGACACCAACGCAGAATGAAACGACGCTAG
- a CDS encoding YcdB/YcdC domain-containing protein: MKLNQICILDLILLSAIFVAFASEEGGIIFTKEDAKQTKYLDPSTADVNISFEDAKNKLISENQEVINESVHGELIDDENFGIIWRVSSKTTNGKSIFAGIDASNGEQLFVYDGSKNVQGRDSISKDDALKIAEEYIESRVSADKINEIEPEYVNYIEPPADDLPGNYHVSYARIIRGIPLFPMEYCLMLMQKQAKFQAMTKAGLCLKKR; encoded by the coding sequence ATGAAACTTAATCAAATTTGTATATTGGATTTGATATTATTAAGTGCAATATTTGTGGCTTTTGCTTCTGAAGAGGGAGGAATAATCTTTACGAAAGAAGATGCAAAGCAAACAAAATATCTTGATCCATCAACTGCAGACGTAAATATTAGTTTTGAGGATGCAAAAAACAAACTAATATCAGAAAATCAGGAAGTAATCAATGAATCTGTACATGGAGAACTGATTGATGATGAAAATTTCGGGATAATCTGGCGAGTAAGCTCAAAAACAACTAATGGAAAAAGTATCTTTGCAGGAATAGATGCCTCTAATGGAGAGCAGCTTTTTGTATACGATGGATCAAAGAATGTACAGGGCAGAGACAGTATAAGCAAAGATGATGCTCTGAAAATAGCAGAAGAATATATCGAATCCAGGGTTTCAGCGGATAAAATTAATGAGATTGAGCCTGAATATGTAAACTACATAGAACCTCCTGCTGATGATCTGCCAGGAAATTATCATGTAAGTTACGCAAGAATTATCAGGGGAATACCTCTCTTTCCGATGGAATACTGCTTGATGTTAATGCAGAAACAGGCGAAGTTTCAAGCTATGACAAAAGCTGGTCTATGTCTGAAGAAGAGATAG
- a CDS encoding RPA family protein, whose translation MPGFFREVARRVFAQEMKDSNLTSRDENDQYAPQYVLTPTGAKVNRIFLVGTLIEKEDIGTDSEYWRGRVSDPTGSFLVYAGQYQPEAAQFLAECELPAFVAVVGKTSTYTTDDGNVLTSIRPESIQHVDELTRDLWVLDTAKQTLERIRAIESEEDQNSKLAKEHYSTDIGYYRTIVKKALESLKETE comes from the coding sequence ATGCCAGGTTTTTTCAGAGAAGTTGCCCGCAGGGTTTTTGCCCAGGAAATGAAGGATTCGAACCTGACCTCAAGGGATGAAAATGATCAGTATGCTCCACAGTATGTCCTGACGCCCACAGGAGCTAAAGTAAACCGTATCTTCCTTGTTGGCACACTTATCGAAAAGGAAGATATCGGCACTGATTCCGAGTACTGGAGGGGAAGAGTTTCAGACCCGACAGGTTCTTTCCTAGTCTATGCCGGGCAGTATCAGCCTGAAGCTGCTCAATTCCTTGCCGAGTGCGAGCTGCCAGCTTTTGTAGCAGTTGTGGGCAAAACTAGCACCTATACCACAGATGATGGGAATGTCCTGACTTCTATCCGTCCAGAGTCTATCCAGCATGTAGATGAACTTACCCGGGACCTCTGGGTGCTTGATACTGCAAAACAGACTCTTGAGAGGATAAGGGCAATTGAATCAGAGGAAGATCAAAACTCAAAACTTGCAAAAGAACACTATTCGACTGATATCGGTTACTACCGCACTATAGTCAAAAAGGCTCTTGAGTCTCTCAAAGAAACGGAATGA
- the glmU gene encoding bifunctional sugar-1-phosphate nucleotidylyltransferase/acetyltransferase: protein MKAIILAAGEGLRCRPLTLTRSKVMLPIANRPILEHVIGSLEKNGITDIILIVGYKKERIMDYFEDGLNFGVKIRYIEQKAQLGTAHAIEQAKKWIEPEDSVFLVLNGDNLVEPKTIADLLNNYEGDASLLTVQMEETAGYGVVLKEKKRVTRILEKRPGDLSRIVNTGIYIFTPQVFETIEKTPISENGEYAITDTLQLMIDEGKIVTSVSTESKWLDAVHSWDLLKANAIVLNSARNLKLEGEVEEGVFLSGKVTVGKNTRIRSGTYIVGPVVIGENCDIGPNVVILPSTTIGDNVSIRSFTEIQNSIIMNDCRIYSHGQISNSIIGSNNTIGSGFLVEEKEGLSIIMNGTIHRAPKLGTIFGDDNRIGNSVLVKAGVTIAVDCQVESGNTIYRDLSRHSVVL, encoded by the coding sequence ATGAAAGCTATTATCCTTGCAGCAGGAGAAGGGCTGCGCTGCAGGCCTCTTACTCTAACTCGTTCAAAAGTAATGCTTCCTATAGCCAACAGACCTATTTTAGAACATGTAATAGGTTCGCTTGAAAAAAATGGAATAACTGATATTATATTAATTGTTGGATATAAAAAAGAACGCATAATGGACTATTTCGAAGACGGGCTAAACTTCGGAGTGAAAATTAGGTACATTGAACAGAAAGCTCAGCTAGGTACTGCACATGCAATTGAGCAGGCAAAAAAATGGATTGAACCCGAGGACTCGGTATTTCTTGTGCTCAATGGAGATAACCTGGTGGAACCAAAAACTATAGCGGACCTTCTGAATAATTATGAAGGAGACGCAAGCCTTCTAACTGTTCAGATGGAAGAGACTGCAGGCTATGGTGTGGTTCTGAAAGAAAAAAAGAGAGTCACAAGAATTCTGGAAAAAAGGCCTGGAGACCTGAGCCGTATTGTAAATACCGGAATTTATATTTTTACACCGCAGGTCTTTGAAACCATTGAAAAAACCCCGATATCCGAAAACGGGGAATATGCAATAACCGATACCCTCCAGCTTATGATTGACGAAGGGAAAATCGTTACTTCTGTTTCTACCGAATCAAAATGGCTTGACGCTGTTCATTCCTGGGATCTATTAAAAGCTAATGCCATAGTCTTAAATTCAGCCAGGAACTTGAAGCTTGAAGGAGAAGTTGAAGAGGGAGTTTTCCTCAGTGGAAAGGTGACAGTAGGAAAGAATACAAGGATTCGTTCAGGAACTTACATTGTAGGCCCTGTAGTCATAGGGGAAAATTGTGATATCGGACCCAATGTAGTAATTCTGCCCTCCACAACAATAGGAGACAATGTATCGATCAGGTCATTTACCGAAATACAGAACAGTATAATAATGAATGACTGCAGGATATACTCTCATGGGCAGATCTCTAATTCCATAATTGGAAGCAACAATACAATTGGCTCAGGTTTCCTTGTTGAAGAAAAAGAAGGTCTATCGATCATTATGAACGGAACTATTCATCGAGCTCCCAAACTCGGCACCATCTTCGGAGACGACAACCGGATTGGGAATAGTGTACTTGTGAAAGCTGGAGTAACAATAGCTGTTGACTGTCAGGTTGAATCTGGGAATACCATATACAGGGACCTGTCCCGTCATTCGGTTGTTCTTTAA
- a CDS encoding replication protein A: protein MKQTAESIRDRFLKLGIDVPIEDIESRLDELITKFKVPSNEAQRSVTNYFLKKYSIPKNEFYTRQAEPQLTKIMDISENGQWANLKARVVQLWENTHESISQVGLLGDETGIIKFTAWKNAELPELEQGESYFFRSVVVGEYNGRFQVQLNKNTSIEKLDEAIGVGGGDFIPSARESELRNISDLAGGQWATVKGKVVQLWENSHESIEQAGLIGDPTGVIKFTNWASSELPDMEEGKSYMLNNVVVNEWGGKIQIQLNRSSSIEELDEDIKVGSLTSTYFGAMVDIQTGSGLIKRCPECKRALVKGACPEHGKVKGEYDLRIKAVLDSGTSTQDILINRELTEKLAGLSLDTAIAMAADALDPGVVLDNLKQELLGRYYTVIGHKLDRYILVDSITPKTSLDREMIDEILALNETLTKLEVQ, encoded by the coding sequence ATGAAACAGACAGCTGAATCTATTCGAGATCGATTTTTAAAGCTTGGCATCGACGTACCTATAGAGGATATCGAAAGCAGACTTGATGAACTGATTACTAAATTTAAAGTTCCTTCAAACGAAGCCCAGCGCAGTGTGACCAATTACTTTTTGAAGAAATATTCTATTCCTAAAAATGAATTTTACACGAGGCAGGCTGAGCCGCAGCTTACAAAGATTATGGATATTTCGGAAAATGGGCAGTGGGCAAATCTTAAGGCAAGGGTTGTCCAGCTCTGGGAAAACACTCACGAGTCAATTTCTCAGGTAGGACTACTGGGGGATGAAACAGGAATTATAAAGTTTACTGCATGGAAAAATGCCGAACTGCCTGAGCTTGAACAGGGAGAGAGTTATTTCTTCAGGAGCGTTGTTGTAGGAGAGTACAATGGCAGGTTCCAGGTTCAGCTTAACAAGAATACTTCTATAGAAAAGCTGGATGAAGCCATTGGAGTTGGGGGCGGGGACTTCATACCATCTGCAAGAGAGTCTGAACTCAGGAACATCTCCGATCTTGCAGGAGGCCAATGGGCTACAGTTAAAGGAAAAGTGGTTCAACTCTGGGAAAACTCTCATGAATCAATTGAGCAGGCAGGGCTTATAGGAGACCCCACAGGGGTTATTAAATTCACTAACTGGGCCAGTTCCGAGCTTCCTGACATGGAAGAGGGCAAGAGCTACATGTTGAATAATGTAGTTGTTAACGAATGGGGAGGTAAGATCCAGATTCAGCTTAACAGGTCAAGTTCTATAGAAGAACTTGATGAAGATATCAAAGTCGGATCCTTAACTTCCACATACTTTGGAGCAATGGTAGACATTCAGACTGGTTCAGGTCTCATAAAACGCTGTCCTGAGTGTAAAAGGGCTCTGGTTAAGGGTGCTTGCCCGGAGCACGGAAAAGTAAAAGGGGAATACGACCTGAGGATAAAAGCGGTTCTGGATTCCGGAACTTCCACTCAGGATATCCTTATTAACAGAGAACTTACCGAGAAGCTTGCAGGGCTTTCTCTCGATACTGCAATTGCAATGGCCGCAGACGCTCTTGATCCAGGGGTAGTTCTGGATAATCTAAAACAGGAACTGCTGGGCAGGTACTATACTGTAATCGGTCACAAGCTTGATCGCTATATCCTTGTGGATTCCATTACTCCAAAAACTTCTCTGGATAGAGAGATGATTGATGAAATACTTGCGCTTAATGAAACACTTACCAAGCTGGAGGTGCAGTAA